AAGAGCGATACGTCAAGTCTAAACTAAAATGGTCAACAAAAGCGCATTCATTAAAAAATACGCTACAAATCAAGTGTGCAACCATCACTTCCCTGGTCTAAACGGGCGATCAATTCTGCGGTTTGAACAGACCATATAGCCTCTGTTATGTAGTGGTAAGAGCGTCGGGCTCTCCAtctcgatttccggtggggacatatcagaacaATCATTTTAGTTTAGGTTAGAACATcgtaggctgatcacccgatagtCCAAAAACATCCGTGATTCTGAAGGTGTACGCAGTCGGATTTATttaaccttgcgaaatgacgtaaattcaaaaatgttacattgacctgcaacaagtttatccatgataattacgttgaataaatgattctgatctgATTTAATTAAATTAGCTTTAAATTCGGGATAACACAGATCCTCTTttgctaatgtaccaatttttagctacTTACCTTGataactgcgaaaagtcccatataaaatttcacctccTCATTGAAAGGATTGGGGCcagatttccaaaaaagttgtacgatttttttgttagtcacaaatagtccgcataccaatttttagctttctaccatGAAAATTGCGGGTTGCTCCATACAAATTTCCTCCACCCATTTTAGGTAAGTGGGAGGTTGGAAAGAGAAAAAAAttgcctatgtcactctccattccTTCACCTACCTCCACTTAAAAACTCCTTTTTGCCGTTtaaacggacaaacaaacaaacacacactttcccatttacaatattagcatagaagtatgtagtcgttacatgagccaatattgaccctgacaccagggtgatggCATCGGTCATTGGCCTCACAACCCGTATGAAAGAAGAACAGACCATCATTTTAGGCCTGGCCACCAATATCTTCTGTGGACTTATGACGTCGTCTACCAATTATAACGAAGACAATCATACCATTAAGAGAGGAGAGGCGCTCCATAAAATGCACGCTTTAACAATTGGCAGGGCTGATGAAAGTTGCTGTAATGATTGGATGTGGTACTTTATGgtacgctggatgcgggcagcagagGATCAGTCATTGTaaccttgggggaggcctatgtccagcagtggacgatttctgtctgatcttcttcttctatcgtgtaggttgggaggtgaattaccaacctcatcaaccctggtgtcagggttactattgagccgccaaagacacctgacatggctcatgtaacgactacttacttacatcagtaagtagtaaccgggaccaacggcttaacgtgccttccgaagcacggatcttctttttgatgatgatgtggTACTTTCACaaattactaaaaataataataatatgtgtaattacttacCCGTACTTTGATATTGTTGTTGAAGACAAGGTGTGAGGTTTATGCCATGCCACAGCCGAGCTGCTCCAAAGACAAATCTCGTTCGTACCGTATGTCGCCTTACCTTTGTTTGTGAGCGTGACAGATAGTCCTCAAAcgcttactccttaacggcttacgacATAGACTAAAGTGACCAGTAGATCAACAGTAAACAaacgtgattggtggtgagccgtatcgtctaAAGTCTATAATATTCTAACTATAATGGTCCAACtgtgaaaataacacttaacacaacataaacagcctatatacgtatcactgctgggcacaggcctcccctcaatcaaccggagggggtatggagcatacttcaccacgctgctccactgcaggttagtgaacttaagataaaataaaaactcattGATGCAATGCCATTACTGGGGACCGAACAGGTGCTCCCTGTTTGGGAAGCAAGCAATTAACACACATATAACCAGGGTGCCTAATCTACATTTTTCTTTAGTAGCAATCCGGCAGATAATGTAAAAGCGGTTATTATTCTAAGTCGTATTAGTTTAGTCCACTCCATGTAACAGAAACTACCGCATCCAAACCCAACTACGTTCGACCGCTTCATGCATCCTAGCCAACTTTAATGGACAATTATGCATTGTGTATTTAGGAGCGGTCTCCTTCTAGATTTAGACTGATAGAGGTTCGTTAGGTAGTAGTGAGTTATTATTGCATACATGCATACCGACACGCAGTCTTGACGGAGCGATGGCTACTCCGCTGATTAGCGTAAGGTGCTTTCTAAATTATTAAGTTTTAATATAATTCTTTCACATCAGTCATCCAGTGTGACTTTTTAacgataaaaactttttatatcaaaataataatgttctattttttttcgcCGTGtgacgccgtctataatggtcgtgttaactgtgtaagtgaaaactgcacttaagataaattaataactcattgggcAAATCCGTGACCAGAGTTCGACTCcgcgctcctcgtttgagaagcaagctgatgTAGCACAGGCTGGACAGGACCAGTGCCTTCTGTGACGTCACCTCCAAGAAtctcatatatttatttacagccTTTTTGATAGCACAAACTTTTTACTCTCTGTATCGAATAtgtcaatgcaggacggaagaggcaagtcactgtaacctggaacctgacagagggcagcagtagctgtcagtaccattcagaggtggaggacaggagtcctagtatggctttgtaataaaccattctgggcgccatcccacttgcgtcagacagagtactgcgggcgaaaggcaagaggaaaaccactgccctatttttccctaaaaaagtagcatggaaaatgctgcaccgacaagagcgtggctcttaaattgatgatgattgtagtgtttacataagtacgtaaacacatcttattgtaatacacgtaggtataattaaatatataaataaatatgtaattattattattattagtaacactcagtgtcccactgcaggcatatgtaatatattataaaatacttgaatcgatataatcgattcacatatatattctgtcgtctcgggcaatgcactacgcggCGGCCACAATTAGTAAACTGTACGGGTATGCacgggggtggagtgaagacgtagtgtgtggcaacgagccgatatttatttatataattatattgagaccAATACAATGATGATGATCGAATATgtcattaatttagaaaaataataattattgcagtTCTGTCAGTTCGTTCCTTtgaaaaaacgtatttttatttagacGGACTTATTATTCCGTATTGGATCACGTCGGGGTTACCAATACTATAAACTGACAGAACTgcaagaatttttatttttctaaattaatgacATATTCGATACAGAGAGTAAAAAGTTTGTGCTATCAAAaagattttgtaaataaatattataagattCTTTGAGGCGACGCCACACTTCTAATTAAACCTACTAGtggttgtttttctttacccattctcagtcaaccggaagagcaacattttgaaataagaatatacctacatacagggtgttagtgacatcgtaacgaatactcagggggatgattcagaccatgattctgagttaatatcaagtggaattttccgtcgcaaaattcatgttttttttttagtttttttaaattattttcaattctatacttttgcaatggaaaattccacttgatattaactcagaataatgagctgaatcatccctctcagtattcgttacgatgtcacttacaccctgtacaagtatgtacatacagtagccatataagtgtatgggtgttagtgacactgtaacgaatactgaaggggatgattcagaccatgattctgagtcgatatcaagtggaatttcctttcggaaaagtcatgatcattttagtgcttttttaaattattttccgttccatacttttgcgacgggaaattccacttgatattaattcagaatcatggctcgaatgatccctcaaagttttcgttacgatgtcactaacaccctgtatatcgtgGTCGCTACATATTTATACACTACACGGTTGCCCAACAACAAAATATTGATATCTATCAATGAAACAAATGGGTTCCATTTTTAATTCGGACTGATCTTGACGGGTCTTTTATAACGAGGCGATTTTAAGGGCAAAGGGATCAGTGACTGTCATGTGTTATTTGGTCGAAATGGgtactattaaatatttttaaagaaagaaaaaatattcaatactAGAGGACGCAGTTACAATACAACATCCATACCAGTACTAATGTTATAAGTACGAAAGtgtatgtgtttgtttgtttgtccgtctttcacggcaaaatggAGCGAcacgtgatttttttaagtggagatagtttaAGGGATGAAGAGTGGCTTTTTATCTCTTTCTAATCCCCTTATTCTCtaaaaggggggggggggagtttataacgtaacgtaattttcaaggtagaaagctaaaaattggtatgtctaacaaaaaaaaatcgtgcaaaatctttgtttttttttaaatctgctcaaccccttcaaagagggggtgaaattttacaagggacttttcgcagttctcaaggtaggaagttaaaaattggtacattaggggaatctgtaaagaaaaaaaaaatgaaaaattgaaaaagaaaatatatatatgtaatatatatgttttttttttagtaaataatgGAGAATTGAGAATTGACTTGAACCTGTCACCCCGAATTTAGCGAAAGCGAAGCCGCGGACTCTActcaaaaatattatgtaaatgtaaacCTTAAGGTTACCTTAAGGTTTTTTCTAAGCGTATTTATTAATGCTGCTTACCTTCACGGCCATACCTTTCATAAAATCTATGTAAGGTGTCATATATTGGACTTTGGAGGGTGGTTGTGAAAAAGGCAGTTACTGAGCTGTCTCGAAGCTGTGCACATCTTCCGGACGTTTTCGGGTTCGTTTGTGAGTATATAACAGTGGCGACGAGGATAATACGGTATAAGTGCGTGTTGTGTGCCTATCAGGGTGAACAGATAGAAAAATCGTGAAAACACTTTACGAAAATGAGTATAAAATTCAGTGAATTTAACGTGACACGTGGTTGCTGGAAAAATTACATAGAAAGGTTTAAATACTGTCTGCAGGCAAGTAATATTAAAGAAGATGAATTAAAGAAGGCGAATTTACTAGCCGCGTGTGGGCCGGAATTATATGATTTGATCGTATCGCTCATTTCGCCATCACAAGTAAGTGAGGTTACCTTCTCGGTTATGATTGAAAAATTAAACGGCCATTTTGATCCAACTCCGAACGAAATAGTGCAATCATATAAATTTCATATGAGAAGTCAACAAGACGGGGAAAAGATACGCGATTATATTGCCCAATTGCGGAAATTAAGTATTGGGTGCAACTTTAGCGATTTAAAACGGACTTTGCGCGACCGGCTAGTTTGCGGTATTTACGACAAGGAAGTACAAAAGAAGTTATTGCAAACAACAGATCTAACATTTGATGAAGCATGTAAAATAGCTCTTTCCTATGAATCAGCGAAATTTGATGCAGACAATGTTATAATAGTGCCGTCTATATCAGGAAAAAATAGTAGTGATGTGGAAGAACCTAtggaaataaacaaaatttcTAGTAAATTTCCTCCTAAATCAGAGGAAAAACCCAATTGTTTCCGATGTGGTCGAAAACATGGGGGCACTTGTAGGTTTAGATGGgctaaatgtaatttttgtggGAAAGTGGGCCATATCGAGTCGGTTTGTAAGACAAAgacaaatcaaaacaaaactgaTTCCAATTGTAATGGTCTGTATGAAGAgagcattaataatataaaggaaacaaaaaggtcCGCCTATTTGATGGACATTAAGTTGAATGGTTGTCAAATAGAGATGGAAGTCGACTCGGGCTGTGCTTTTACCCTAATTAGCGAAGAGACAGCAAAACTCATTTGGAAAGGAGAAATACCTAAGTTAGAAAAGTTAAACATGAAACTGAAGACATGGACGAATAGTAGGTTGCATTTATTAGGTAAAGCAACAGTGCAAGTAGAAGGTAAAAGCATTAAGAAGGAATTATCAATAGTGATAGCAACAGGTAATGGACCAAGCTTAATAGGGAGAAATTGGTTTGATGACTTGAATATACACTTACAGATGGGGGTGTATAATATAGAGATTGATAGTGACGCTGTTATGACAGTGGTAAATCGATATGCAGACGTATTCCAAGAAGGGCTTGGAAAATATACTGGACCGGTAGTACGGATTACACCAAAGGAAGGGGTAGTACCGAAGTTCCTTAAAAGTAGACCGGTACCGTTCGCCATTAAAGAACGTGTTGTTCAAGAAATAGACAGATTAGTAGCAGAGGGTGTGTTGGAATCAATTCCACATTCAGAGTGGGCAACACCCATAGTGccagttcttaaaaaaaatggtacagtAAGATTGTGTGGGGACTACAGGTCTACAGtgaataaatatatagataCAGATACATATCCACTGCCTACACTTAATGAAGCTTTTTGTGAATTACGAGGaagtaaaattttcacaaaaattGATTTAGAACGTGCATATACACAAGTGACGGTTGATGAAGCTACTTCAAAACTTCTTACTATCAACACCCCAAAAGGGTTGTATAGAATGAAAAGGTTACCCTTTGGGATTAAGGCCTGTCCCGGGATTTTTCAACGATTGATGTCTACTCTATTGGCTGGTATTCCAGGGATAGCAGTACTACTGGATGATATTGTGGTAACTGGAGGGAATATGCAACAACACAATGAGAGACTCGAGTTAGTTCTTCAGAAATTACAAGAAGCGGGGTTGAAGGTTAACAAAAACTAACTATATAACTAACAAAAAATGTAAATTAGCGGCCAATAGTGTTGAATTTTTGGGTTACGTTATTGATAAATCGGGTATTCACCCAAATGAAGACAAAATTAAGGCTATTGAAAAAACTCAAGCTCCAACTAATGTTAAAGAGTTACAGGCTTTCTTAGGCTTGTTAAATTTTTATGATCGGTTTATGCCACATAAAGCGACAGTAGCAGAACCTTTATACCGTTTATTAGATAAAGAAAGGAAGTGGCAATGGAATAAAGAGCAACAGATAGCTTTTGAAAAGCTCAAAAAAAACTTGTCGAGTAAAGACACATTAGTACACTATGATGAAAAACGGAAATTGATACTATCTTGCGATGCGTCAAACTATGGGCTGGGAGCTGTTTTAGAACATGAAATGGACGATGGCACAGTCAGACCAATAATGTTCGCGTCAAGAACGATGAATACACATGAGCGCAACTATGCTCAAATTGACAAAGAAGCAGCAGCTATCATTTTTGGACTAAAAAAGTATCACCAATTCATTAGTggtagaaaaataattattaggaCAGATCACAAACCGCTATTAGGAATCTTTGACCCAAAAAGAACAATACCGAATATAATATCTCCAAGGATGTTACGATGGGCATTATGGTTGAACTCATATGACTACCAGTTGGAATATGTAAAAGGGAAAAACTTGGGCAACGCCGATGCGCTAAGTAGATGGCCGTCTAAACTAGAAAGTGAAAAGGAAGAATATTCGGGTGTTCTACTGATAGAAGAGACACCAGTGGAATTGAATTTGTCAGCTAAAGATGTGGCAGAGTGGACTAAGAAAGATAacacattaagtaaaattttgtaTTGGCTACGTCATGGATGGCCCGCAAAGGTATCAGAAGAATATGGATTATTTTggaaaaaacgtgaggaaatGTCAGTCTATAAGGATTGTGTTTTATGGGGAAGTAGGGTTGTTATTTCAGGAAGAATGAGATCGCAGATTCTAGACCAATTACACGACAATCACGATGGTATCGTGATTACAAAGGCTCTAGCCCGGAGCTACTTTTGGTGGCCAGCTATTGATCGACAAATCGAAGAGATGATCAGAGAATGCCCTATATGTGCCGAATACAGGAACATGCCACCAAAAGTAACACATCAGTGGATAAGACCAGAGAAGGCGTGGTCTAGGCTACATATAGATTATGCTGGACCCTTTCAAGGCAAAGTATTTTTGATTGTGATAGACGCCTTTTCTAAATGGCCAGAAGTAAAGATAGTGTCAAGTATGAatagtattacattaattaaagtACTGAGGGAAATATTTGTACAGCAAGGCATACCGGATACAATAGTAAGTGATAATGGAAGAAGCTTTACATCCCAGGAATTCAAAAATTTTCTGGCGGCGAATAACGTGAAACACGTATCAGTGGCACCGTATCACCCGGCATCGAATGGGCAAGCGGAAAGAACAGTACAGACAATCAAaaccaaattaaaaaagttttcatcagaACCATGGGACATTAAATTATCGAAGATGTTATATGGCTTACGTACTACTCCTAACAGCGTCACGGGCACTTCACCGGCCGAGTTGTTAAACAAGaggaaatttaaaacaaaatgggATAATTTGAACCCCTTGTCGATGAAAAATAATGAACAGGTCAAAGCTATTGAGAATAATGAGAAGATACAACCTAGAACATTCAGAATTGGACAACAGGTTTATGTGAGGAATTATTGTGGGAATACTCGCTGGCTTAAAGGTACTGTTGAAAAAATAATTGGAGCTTGTAGATATTTGGTCAGGTGGAATGGTAGACTACTAATGAGACATATTAATCAGATTCAAAGGGGAACAAATACCACAAAAGATCAGAAGTCTGAGAGAAGGGTGGAAGCAGGAACAACCAGTGATGCCGTTCCCAGGCGATCGGGGATAATCCTACCTCACCCTAGTCAATGGGCGGAGATGATTGGGGTTTCGGGACCGCAGGACATAGTTTTAAATGAAGAACTTGTCACATCTAATAGAAATAAGAGAATTCGGTCACCCTCTACATCTTCACCACCATCGAAGAGAATA
This sequence is a window from Pectinophora gossypiella chromosome 14, ilPecGoss1.1, whole genome shotgun sequence. Protein-coding genes within it:
- the LOC126372696 gene encoding uncharacterized protein K02A2.6-like, whose amino-acid sequence is MRSQILDQLHDNHDGIVITKALARSYFWWPAIDRQIEEMIRECPICAEYRNMPPKVTHQWIRPEKAWSRLHIDYAGPFQGKVFLIVIDAFSKWPEVKIVSSMNSITLIKVLREIFVQQGIPDTIVSDNGRSFTSQEFKNFLAANNVKHVSVAPYHPASNGQAERTVQTIKTKLKKFSSEPWDIKLSKMLYGLRTTPNSVTGTSPAELLNKRKFKTKWDNLNPLSMKNNEQVKAIENNEKIQPRTFRIGQQVYVRNYCGNTRWLKGTVEKIIGACRYLVRWNGRLLMRHINQIQRGTNTTKDQKSERRVEAGTTSDAVPRRSGIILPHPSQWAEMIGVSGPQDIVLNEELVTSNRNKRIRSPSTSSPPSKRISLEDSDDNDEPQDIEEGSDQQP